A genome region from Streptomyces sp. NBC_01296 includes the following:
- a CDS encoding ferredoxin reductase: MTSAALRSRAWKLLEMVTTPLLPSDYLDLVSPLRAGADLRGRIEALHPETGDAATIVIRPGRGWRGHTAGQYLRIGVDVDGRRLWRAYSITSPTNRRDGRVTITVKAIPDGKVSNHLVRRAKPGTLIQLDQATGDFVLPEAKPAKVLYLTAGSGITPVMGMLRDIEFDDVVMVHCAPRPQDVIFRDELHDLVADKKLRLTEVHTDTDGMLDIARLDELVPDWAERETWACGPAGLLGAAEELWSERGVPERLHTERFRPSIVVAGDGGEVTFSATGKTVDADGATPLLDVGEEAGVLMPSGCRMGICFGCVTPLKAGAVRDLRTGEITEAEPGVLIQTCVSAAAGPCDIER; this comes from the coding sequence ATGACGAGTGCAGCCCTCCGCAGTAGGGCGTGGAAACTGCTGGAGATGGTCACGACGCCGCTGCTGCCGTCGGACTACCTCGACCTGGTCAGCCCGCTGCGTGCGGGCGCTGACCTGCGGGGGCGCATCGAGGCCCTGCACCCCGAGACGGGTGACGCCGCGACCATCGTGATCAGGCCGGGACGGGGCTGGCGCGGTCACACGGCCGGTCAGTATCTGCGGATCGGGGTCGACGTCGACGGGAGGCGCCTGTGGCGTGCGTACTCCATCACCTCGCCGACCAACCGCCGGGACGGCCGCGTCACGATCACCGTGAAGGCGATCCCGGACGGCAAGGTCAGCAACCACCTGGTCCGCAGGGCGAAACCGGGCACCCTGATCCAGCTCGACCAGGCAACCGGTGACTTCGTGCTGCCGGAGGCCAAGCCCGCCAAGGTGCTCTACCTGACGGCCGGCAGCGGCATCACGCCTGTAATGGGCATGCTGCGCGACATCGAGTTCGACGACGTCGTCATGGTCCACTGCGCGCCACGGCCGCAAGACGTGATCTTCCGCGACGAACTGCACGACTTGGTCGCGGACAAGAAGCTGCGGCTCACCGAGGTGCACACCGACACGGACGGCATGCTCGACATAGCCCGTCTCGACGAACTCGTGCCCGACTGGGCCGAGCGCGAGACCTGGGCTTGCGGCCCCGCGGGCCTGCTCGGCGCCGCCGAAGAGCTCTGGAGCGAACGCGGCGTCCCAGAGCGCCTGCACACCGAACGCTTCCGCCCCAGCATCGTCGTCGCCGGTGACGGTGGCGAGGTCACGTTCAGCGCCACCGGCAAGACCGTCGACGCGGACGGCGCCACTCCGTTGTTGGACGTCGGCGAGGAGGCCGGCGTGCTCATGCCGTCCGGGTGCCGCATGGGCATCTGCTTCGGCTGCGTCACGCCGCTCAAGGCGGGCGCCGTCCGCGACCTGCGCACCGGCGAGATCACCGAGGCCGAGCCGGGCGTCCTCATCCAGACCTGCGTGTCCGCCGCGGCGGGCCCCTGCGACATCGAACGGTAG
- a CDS encoding fatty acid desaturase family protein, translating to MTAIDPTAHLTAEQIEELGRELDAIRDEVIAGRGEKDAAYIRKVISAQRKLELASRGVLLFSFFPPAWLIGTAGLSVAKIMDNMEIGHNVLHGQWDWMRDPKIHSTNWEWDHVSPSDQWQHSHNELHHTYTNVIGKDNDLGYGIMRVDEDQKWHPFHLGQPLWNFLNACFFEYGIAAYDLELGKNLHKRRRKNPEFRARAKAVGRKIRKQVLKDYVIHPLLSGPSFLTTLAATFTANLVRNIWSHSVIMCGHFPEGVQVFERRSIKGETRGQWYLRQMMGSANISGSRAMHFMTGNLSHQIEHHLFPDLPSNRYAEVAVKVRALFEKYELEYVTGPLPKQVFSAWRKVFRLSLPNKRPKVKTPDREQELVAA from the coding sequence TTGACCGCCATCGACCCCACCGCCCACCTGACCGCGGAGCAGATCGAGGAGCTCGGCCGCGAGCTGGACGCGATCCGCGACGAGGTGATCGCCGGTCGCGGCGAGAAGGACGCCGCCTACATCCGTAAGGTCATCTCCGCGCAGCGCAAGCTCGAGCTGGCAAGCAGGGGCGTGCTGCTGTTCTCGTTCTTCCCGCCCGCGTGGCTGATCGGCACCGCCGGGCTGTCCGTGGCGAAGATCATGGACAACATGGAGATCGGCCACAACGTCCTGCACGGGCAGTGGGACTGGATGCGGGACCCGAAGATCCACTCCACCAACTGGGAGTGGGATCACGTCTCGCCGTCCGACCAGTGGCAGCACTCGCACAACGAGCTGCACCACACCTACACCAACGTGATCGGCAAGGACAACGACCTCGGCTACGGCATCATGCGCGTCGACGAGGATCAAAAGTGGCACCCCTTCCACCTCGGCCAGCCGCTGTGGAACTTCCTCAACGCCTGCTTCTTCGAGTACGGCATCGCGGCGTACGACCTGGAGCTCGGCAAGAACCTGCACAAGCGCCGCCGCAAGAACCCGGAGTTCCGCGCGCGGGCCAAGGCCGTGGGCCGCAAGATCCGCAAGCAGGTGCTCAAGGACTACGTGATCCACCCGCTGCTGTCGGGCCCGTCGTTCCTCACCACGCTCGCCGCCACGTTCACCGCGAACCTGGTCCGCAACATCTGGTCCCACTCGGTGATCATGTGCGGGCACTTCCCCGAGGGCGTGCAGGTCTTCGAGCGCCGGTCGATCAAGGGTGAGACGCGCGGCCAGTGGTACCTGCGCCAGATGATGGGCTCGGCGAACATCAGCGGGAGCAGGGCCATGCACTTCATGACCGGCAACCTGTCGCACCAGATCGAGCACCACCTGTTCCCGGACCTGCCGAGCAACCGGTACGCCGAGGTCGCGGTGAAGGTGCGCGCGCTGTTCGAAAAGTACGAGCTGGAGTACGTCACCGGGCCGCTGCCCAAGCAGGTGTTCTCCGCGTGGCGCAAGGTCTTCCGGCTCTCGCTGCCGAACAAGAGGCCCAAGGTCAAGACGCCGGACCGCGAGCAGGAGCTCGTCGCGGCCTGA
- a CDS encoding helix-turn-helix domain-containing protein, with the protein MSRPEPTPEAIEVGRVIRSCRKQRGVSMAVLATRSGLSQPFLSQLERGLATPSLTSIYRIAEALDVAPGAFLRPPARPGAVSHESDPQVIRVNEAAGQTAQVLIPGGRSALMEAYEHHFEPGQGERGWFEHPGEDFLYVLEGEIVLEVEGEAPLTLRAGQSAHHRGEVPHRCRLTGPAAARTLLVIANA; encoded by the coding sequence ATGTCTCGACCCGAACCCACGCCAGAGGCGATCGAGGTCGGACGGGTGATCCGGAGCTGCCGCAAACAGCGCGGCGTCTCCATGGCCGTCCTCGCCACCCGCTCGGGCCTCTCCCAGCCCTTCCTCAGCCAGCTCGAACGCGGCCTCGCCACACCCAGCCTCACCTCGATCTACCGGATCGCGGAAGCGCTGGACGTCGCCCCGGGAGCCTTCCTGCGACCGCCCGCACGCCCGGGTGCGGTCAGCCACGAGAGCGACCCGCAGGTGATCCGCGTGAACGAGGCCGCGGGGCAGACCGCCCAGGTCCTCATCCCCGGCGGGCGCAGCGCGCTGATGGAGGCCTACGAGCACCACTTCGAGCCCGGCCAGGGCGAGCGCGGCTGGTTCGAACACCCCGGCGAGGACTTCCTCTACGTACTGGAGGGCGAGATCGTCCTGGAGGTCGAGGGGGAGGCACCGCTGACCCTGCGCGCCGGCCAGAGCGCCCACCACCGGGGCGAAGTCCCGCACCGGTGCCGCCTGACGGGCCCCGCCGCCGCGCGCACCCTGCTGGTCATCGCGAACGCTTAG
- a CDS encoding ABC transporter permease, which translates to MHATPSPPGRAVSRLGPALGSAGAVLALWYLLARSGAVSPGLLPTPGETAAALADSARSGMLAADLGASLARAGQGFALGALVGSALGFATGYLPRLSAAVSPVISFLRPIPAIALVPLATAWFGIGETAKRLLIAYAVLLAVWLYVHDGVSRVPATHLRAARSLGAPLHRRFTEVLLPAAAPALLAALRYGASVALLALVAAELGGADSGLAYRLQVDGQFLRVDRMFAGLLVLGLLGVAVDLVLAAIGRRFLHWSAS; encoded by the coding sequence GTGCACGCCACCCCCTCACCGCCCGGCAGGGCCGTCAGCCGGCTCGGCCCGGCCCTGGGCTCCGCAGGTGCCGTGCTCGCGCTGTGGTACCTGCTCGCCAGGTCCGGAGCGGTGTCTCCCGGGCTGCTGCCCACCCCCGGTGAGACCGCAGCCGCGCTCGCGGACAGTGCCCGCAGCGGCATGCTGGCCGCCGATCTCGGCGCCAGCCTCGCCCGCGCCGGGCAGGGATTCGCGCTGGGCGCACTGGTCGGCAGCGCACTGGGCTTCGCCACCGGCTACCTGCCGAGGCTGTCCGCCGCCGTCTCCCCGGTGATCTCCTTCCTGCGGCCGATCCCGGCCATCGCGCTGGTGCCCCTCGCGACCGCCTGGTTCGGCATCGGGGAGACCGCCAAGCGCCTGCTCATCGCGTACGCCGTGCTGCTCGCCGTCTGGCTGTACGTTCACGACGGGGTCTCGCGGGTGCCGGCGACCCACCTGAGGGCCGCCCGGTCCCTGGGGGCGCCGCTGCACCGGCGGTTCACCGAGGTGCTGCTGCCCGCCGCCGCCCCCGCGCTGCTCGCCGCACTGCGCTACGGCGCATCGGTGGCGCTGCTCGCACTGGTGGCAGCTGAACTGGGCGGCGCGGACAGCGGGCTGGCGTACCGGCTCCAGGTGGACGGCCAGTTCCTGCGCGTGGACCGCATGTTCGCGGGACTGCTCGTCCTCGGGTTGCTCGGCGTGGCCGTCGACCTCGTACTGGCCGCGATCGGCCGCCGGTTCCTGCACTGGAGCGCGTCATGA
- a CDS encoding ABC transporter ATP-binding protein, producing the protein MSLGVRLEGLSVRYGAVPVLEPTDLELPAGSFTALLGPSGCGKSTVLNQVAGFLGPAGGRVTVGSDPVRGPGPERGVVFQHYALFPWRTARGNVEFALKRLGLPRPERRRRGLAALAEVGLADGAEKYPGQLSGGMQQRVALARALAAEPEVLLLDEPFGALDALTRTRMQTLLRELWQRRGTTVLFVTHDIDEALALAERVVVLGGTPGRVVADHAVPAGPPDPDLRSLIARHLGSD; encoded by the coding sequence ATGAGCCTCGGCGTACGACTGGAGGGACTGTCGGTCCGCTACGGGGCCGTCCCGGTCCTGGAGCCCACCGATCTGGAGCTCCCGGCGGGCTCGTTCACGGCGCTGCTGGGGCCCAGCGGGTGCGGCAAATCCACGGTACTCAACCAGGTGGCCGGTTTCCTGGGGCCCGCCGGAGGGCGGGTGACGGTGGGTTCCGACCCGGTACGGGGGCCGGGCCCGGAGCGGGGCGTCGTCTTCCAGCACTATGCGCTCTTCCCGTGGCGCACCGCCCGCGGCAACGTCGAGTTCGCCCTCAAGCGGCTCGGCCTGCCGCGCCCGGAGCGCCGCCGGCGCGGCCTCGCGGCACTGGCCGAGGTGGGGCTCGCGGACGGTGCCGAGAAGTACCCGGGGCAGCTGTCCGGAGGCATGCAGCAACGCGTGGCACTGGCCAGGGCCCTGGCCGCGGAACCCGAAGTACTGCTGCTGGACGAGCCGTTCGGAGCGCTGGACGCGCTGACCCGCACCCGGATGCAGACCCTGCTGCGGGAACTGTGGCAGCGCCGCGGCACCACCGTCCTGTTCGTCACGCACGACATCGACGAGGCACTGGCCCTCGCCGAGCGGGTCGTCGTCCTCGGCGGGACACCCGGCCGGGTGGTGGCCGACCACGCCGTCCCCGCCGGGCCGCCCGACCCGGACCTGCGCTCGCTGATCGCACGTCACCTCGGCTCCGACTGA
- a CDS encoding ABC transporter substrate-binding protein, with protein MLRPRAVAALLAAALLCALTSACDSGSGPSGGDRPAVSLAGSDHLGGAPVYVAQERGLWSAEGIEATVTTQPTGRDALNAVLGGQAQLGVVGDLPAVTAALGGRELRIVADLSRFSDWRLLSRTDRQITGFAALKGRKVGVPQGTNVEYALSRMLASVQLTAADVTVVNLAPNQVTSALARGDVDAGVTFPSFYDSARTTLGDRYAELPFTGYTARTLLVAGPKATEETTTAVLRALLKAQHEITADPAAARSAVLAQSKGALQAGYVDAFQPRYAYGATLSPELLDQLEHEATWAKTAQNMPGSADRAALQRHLNPGPLRAVDPAAVTVR; from the coding sequence ATGCTCAGACCCCGCGCCGTGGCCGCACTGTTGGCTGCAGCCCTGCTCTGCGCGCTCACCTCGGCCTGCGACTCCGGCTCCGGTCCCTCGGGCGGCGACCGCCCCGCCGTATCCCTCGCCGGGAGCGACCACCTCGGCGGAGCGCCCGTCTACGTGGCCCAGGAGCGCGGGCTGTGGTCCGCCGAGGGCATCGAAGCCACCGTCACCACCCAGCCCACTGGGCGGGACGCGCTGAACGCCGTGCTCGGCGGCCAGGCGCAGCTCGGCGTCGTGGGTGACCTGCCCGCCGTGACGGCCGCACTGGGCGGGCGCGAGCTGCGGATCGTCGCCGACCTGTCCCGGTTCTCCGACTGGCGCCTGCTGTCCCGCACCGACCGGCAGATCACCGGCTTCGCCGCGCTGAAGGGCCGCAAGGTCGGGGTTCCCCAGGGCACGAACGTCGAGTACGCCCTGTCGCGGATGCTCGCCTCCGTACAGCTGACGGCCGCCGACGTGACCGTCGTGAACCTCGCCCCGAACCAGGTCACTTCGGCGCTGGCCCGTGGGGACGTCGACGCCGGGGTCACCTTCCCCAGCTTCTACGACTCGGCCCGCACCACCCTCGGCGACCGCTACGCCGAGCTCCCCTTCACCGGCTACACGGCCCGGACCTTGCTCGTCGCCGGTCCGAAGGCGACCGAGGAGACCACCACGGCCGTGCTCCGGGCGCTACTGAAGGCCCAGCACGAGATCACCGCCGACCCGGCCGCCGCGCGCAGCGCCGTACTGGCCCAGTCCAAGGGCGCGCTCCAGGCCGGCTACGTGGACGCCTTCCAACCCCGCTACGCCTACGGCGCGACCCTCTCGCCCGAGCTGCTGGACCAGTTGGAGCACGAGGCCACCTGGGCGAAGACCGCCCAGAACATGCCGGGCTCCGCCGACCGCGCCGCACTGCAGCGGCATCTGAACCCCGGGCCCCTGAGGGCCGTCGACCCGGCCGCTGTCACCGTCCGCTGA
- a CDS encoding aryl-sulfate sulfotransferase, whose amino-acid sequence MTVDQNTLRRRGVGLIAHDPARSYGGYTLYTPITSAGEIHLVDIEGRTAHTWNSPHPPGRQAQLLPKGNLFYAAKDTNSPTLFPIWDVYHGGIFQELAPDSTVLREVRHPFHHHDASILRNGNLIVTVVEPLDPADAARIRGGIPGSEAPGGVIYGDVVYELTWEGEEVWRWAAIEHLDPEEFPLNPHFAREHWPMANTVNERADGSIVLGFRSASSTVAVDRADGSVLWHIGPDVLAQQHHPHELEGGNILVFDNGTYRETTSVPYSRVLELDPRTGKEVWSYEDNPPQNFYSPYMSSAQRLSNGNTFIAEGSFGRLFEVTPSGDVVWEFVVPQFRSFGDGVGLESSAGAQNAVFRAYRYSADQLPWL is encoded by the coding sequence ATGACCGTCGACCAGAACACCCTGCGCCGCCGCGGCGTCGGCCTGATCGCCCACGACCCCGCCCGCAGCTACGGCGGCTACACCCTCTACACCCCGATCACCAGCGCCGGCGAGATCCACCTCGTCGACATCGAGGGCCGCACCGCCCACACCTGGAACTCCCCGCACCCGCCCGGCCGCCAAGCGCAGCTCCTGCCCAAGGGGAACCTCTTCTACGCGGCCAAGGACACGAACAGCCCCACCCTCTTCCCCATCTGGGACGTCTACCACGGCGGCATCTTCCAGGAACTGGCCCCCGACTCCACGGTCCTGCGCGAGGTCCGCCACCCCTTCCACCACCACGACGCCTCGATCCTGCGCAACGGCAACCTCATCGTCACCGTCGTCGAACCCCTGGACCCGGCCGACGCCGCCCGCATCCGGGGCGGCATCCCCGGCTCCGAAGCGCCCGGCGGGGTGATCTACGGGGACGTGGTGTACGAGCTGACCTGGGAGGGCGAGGAGGTGTGGCGCTGGGCCGCCATAGAGCACCTCGACCCCGAGGAGTTCCCCCTCAACCCGCACTTCGCCCGCGAGCACTGGCCCATGGCCAACACCGTCAACGAGCGCGCCGACGGCTCGATCGTGCTCGGTTTCCGCAGCGCCTCCTCCACCGTGGCCGTCGACCGTGCCGACGGGTCCGTGCTGTGGCACATCGGCCCCGACGTCCTGGCGCAGCAGCACCACCCGCACGAGCTGGAGGGCGGGAACATCCTGGTCTTCGACAACGGCACCTACCGCGAGACGACTTCCGTGCCGTACTCGCGGGTGCTCGAGCTCGACCCGCGCACCGGCAAGGAGGTGTGGTCGTACGAGGACAACCCGCCGCAGAACTTCTACAGCCCGTACATGTCCAGCGCGCAGCGGCTTTCCAACGGGAACACCTTCATCGCCGAGGGCTCCTTCGGGCGGCTCTTCGAGGTGACCCCGAGCGGGGACGTGGTCTGGGAGTTCGTGGTCCCGCAGTTCCGGTCCTTCGGTGACGGTGTGGGCCTGGAGTCCTCGGCCGGCGCCCAGAACGCCGTATTCCGCGCCTACCGCTACTCCGCCGACCAACTGCCCTGGCTGTAA
- a CDS encoding SigE family RNA polymerase sigma factor: MVFDDASAEFHDFFERHYAELARFAHLLTGEADGADDLAADALIALWQRWDRLRQAEYPLAYARGVVANLVRSRIRSAVRERRRIALFWSRGQEPSEGPDVAAAVDVRTALARLPFRKRTCVVLRHAFDLSEKDTALALGISVGTVKSQTSKGMAELERMLGSTGAAGELLAERRGR; the protein is encoded by the coding sequence ATGGTCTTCGATGACGCGTCCGCGGAGTTCCACGACTTCTTCGAACGCCACTACGCCGAACTCGCCCGGTTCGCCCACCTCCTGACGGGCGAGGCGGACGGCGCCGACGACCTGGCTGCGGACGCCCTGATCGCGCTGTGGCAGCGCTGGGACCGGCTGCGCCAGGCCGAGTACCCACTCGCCTACGCCCGCGGCGTGGTGGCCAACCTGGTACGGTCACGCATCCGCAGCGCGGTTCGCGAGCGCCGCCGAATCGCCCTGTTCTGGTCCCGCGGCCAGGAGCCGTCGGAAGGTCCGGACGTGGCCGCCGCGGTGGACGTGCGTACTGCTCTCGCCCGGTTGCCGTTCCGCAAGCGGACATGCGTGGTCCTGCGGCACGCTTTCGACCTGTCGGAGAAGGACACCGCTCTGGCACTGGGAATATCGGTCGGTACGGTGAAGAGCCAGACCTCGAAGGGGATGGCCGAACTGGAACGGATGCTGGGCAGCACGGGAGCAGCCGGAGAATTGTTGGCGGAAAGGAGGGGCCGGTGA
- a CDS encoding expansin EXLX1 family cellulose-binding protein, whose amino-acid sequence MLAAAGVLICLVTAMLPGPEAEAGAGLAAPALTRAGATPTAPTSPTPPTDGSPAAATPTAAVGTTTAPPQPSTETSPQAASSTAPSPGRIQPGTTYKGVATAYAAGDGNGACLFGPSDDDLMIAAMNTTDYESSRACGAYVRVRAASGASITVRITNECPLPCAPGQLDLSEQAFAKLADPKLGRIPVTWSLLSPHTSGALSIRYKTGSSPHWCGIQVIDHRNPVARLEVRSAKGWRRLPRTDYNYFLSADGSGCGGAMRITDIYGEQLTVDGIALLPNVAQPTRVQFAPH is encoded by the coding sequence ATGCTGGCTGCCGCGGGCGTCCTCATCTGCCTCGTGACGGCCATGCTCCCCGGCCCCGAGGCCGAGGCCGGGGCCGGCCTGGCCGCGCCAGCCCTCACCCGGGCGGGAGCCACGCCCACGGCCCCGACGAGCCCCACGCCCCCGACGGACGGCTCGCCTGCCGCGGCGACCCCGACCGCGGCCGTCGGTACGACCACCGCGCCGCCACAGCCTTCGACGGAGACAAGCCCGCAGGCGGCATCCAGCACGGCACCGTCGCCAGGACGCATCCAGCCCGGGACCACCTACAAGGGCGTCGCCACCGCTTACGCTGCGGGCGACGGCAACGGCGCCTGCCTGTTCGGCCCGAGCGACGACGACCTCATGATCGCGGCGATGAACACCACCGACTACGAGTCGTCCAGGGCGTGCGGCGCTTACGTGCGCGTCCGCGCCGCGAGCGGCGCCTCGATCACGGTCCGGATCACCAACGAATGCCCACTGCCCTGCGCACCTGGACAACTGGACCTCAGCGAGCAGGCCTTCGCGAAACTGGCCGATCCCAAGCTCGGCCGCATCCCGGTCACCTGGAGCCTGCTGAGCCCCCACACGTCCGGCGCGCTCTCCATCCGGTACAAAACCGGGTCCAGCCCCCACTGGTGCGGCATCCAGGTGATCGACCACCGGAATCCCGTCGCGCGGCTGGAGGTACGCAGCGCCAAGGGCTGGCGGAGACTGCCCCGTACCGACTACAACTACTTCCTCTCCGCCGACGGCAGCGGGTGCGGCGGCGCGATGAGGATTACCGACATCTACGGAGAGCAGCTGACGGTCGACGGGATCGCGCTGCTGCCGAACGTCGCACAACCGACCCGGGTCCAGTTCGCCCCGCACTGA
- a CDS encoding helix-turn-helix transcriptional regulator, with protein sequence MALIEVRLGQPLTVPEIAAAAGASRNHLTWLLRAAKGETAVGCIRARRMERARHFLQATTLSVPAVASSVGIPDLQAFNKACRRVLGTSPRSIRAARPMSPHSPAQ encoded by the coding sequence GTGGCCCTCATCGAGGTGCGGCTGGGTCAGCCACTGACCGTACCGGAGATCGCGGCGGCAGCCGGAGCCTCCCGCAACCACCTGACGTGGCTCCTCCGCGCCGCGAAGGGGGAGACGGCCGTCGGCTGTATCCGGGCCCGGCGAATGGAACGGGCCCGCCACTTCCTGCAGGCCACCACGCTCTCCGTCCCCGCCGTCGCCTCATCGGTCGGCATTCCGGACCTACAGGCGTTCAACAAGGCCTGTCGCCGCGTACTCGGAACGTCTCCGCGCAGCATCCGTGCCGCCCGGCCCATGTCGCCCCACTCCCCCGCCCAGTGA
- the mmsB gene encoding multiple monosaccharide ABC transporter permease, translated as MAQTKTNPQTTPSTPQTDRRVSAGAVLARALRGNLRQYGMLLALALIVLLFQFWTDGILLQPLNITNLIQQNSYILILAIGMMIVIIAGHIDLSVGSLAAFVGAAAAVMMVKHHAPWPVALVAALLIGALAGAWQGFWIAYLGIPSFIVTLAGMLLFRGGTQILLQGQSVAPFPKGFQNISSGFLPTVGPRTNYHNLTLLLGLVVLAVAILQEVRGRRRAASYGLEPLPTGLFLVKLGAITAAVVAFTLLLASYHGVPIVLLILGVLLVGFGYVMRNSILGRHTYAIGGNEAAARLSGVKSKRVVFLAFVNMGVLAALAGMVFAARLNAGTPQAGINFELEAIAAAFIGGASASGGVGTVIGALTGGLVLGVLNNGMSLVGVGTDYQQVIKGLVLLAAVGFDVYNKRKAGA; from the coding sequence ATGGCCCAGACCAAGACCAACCCACAGACCACGCCCAGCACACCGCAGACCGACCGGCGTGTGTCGGCCGGTGCCGTACTGGCCCGAGCGCTGCGCGGCAACCTGCGCCAGTACGGGATGCTGCTCGCGTTGGCGCTGATCGTGCTGCTGTTCCAGTTCTGGACTGACGGCATTCTGCTCCAGCCGCTCAACATCACCAATCTGATCCAGCAGAACAGCTACATCCTCATCCTGGCCATCGGCATGATGATCGTCATCATCGCGGGGCACATCGACCTGTCGGTCGGGTCGCTCGCCGCCTTCGTCGGGGCCGCCGCCGCGGTGATGATGGTCAAACACCACGCGCCGTGGCCCGTGGCGCTGGTGGCCGCGCTGCTGATCGGGGCCCTCGCCGGCGCCTGGCAGGGTTTCTGGATCGCCTATCTCGGGATCCCCTCGTTCATCGTCACGCTGGCCGGCATGCTGCTGTTCCGCGGTGGGACCCAGATCCTCCTGCAGGGCCAGTCGGTGGCGCCGTTCCCCAAGGGCTTCCAGAACATCAGCAGCGGCTTCCTCCCCACCGTCGGCCCCCGCACCAACTACCACAACCTCACCCTCCTGTTGGGCCTCGTGGTGCTGGCCGTCGCGATCCTGCAGGAGGTGCGCGGCCGGCGGCGGGCCGCCTCGTACGGGCTGGAACCGCTCCCGACCGGGCTGTTCCTGGTGAAGCTCGGCGCGATCACCGCGGCCGTGGTGGCCTTCACGCTGCTGCTGGCCAGCTACCACGGCGTGCCGATCGTCCTGCTGATCCTCGGCGTCCTGCTGGTCGGCTTCGGATACGTGATGCGCAATTCGATCCTCGGCCGGCACACCTACGCCATCGGCGGCAACGAGGCCGCGGCGCGGCTGTCCGGGGTGAAGAGCAAGCGGGTCGTCTTCCTGGCCTTCGTGAACATGGGCGTTCTCGCGGCCCTGGCCGGGATGGTCTTCGCCGCGCGGCTCAACGCCGGTACGCCGCAGGCCGGCATCAACTTCGAGTTGGAGGCGATCGCCGCCGCCTTCATCGGCGGCGCCTCCGCGAGCGGCGGTGTGGGAACCGTCATCGGTGCACTCACCGGCGGTCTGGTGCTCGGCGTGCTGAACAACGGCATGTCGCTGGTCGGCGTGGGTACCGACTACCAGCAGGTGATCAAGGGCCTGGTCCTGCTGGCGGCCGTCGGCTTCGACGTCTACAACAAGCGCAAGGCCGGAGCCTGA